A section of the Campylobacter porcelli genome encodes:
- a CDS encoding efflux transporter outer membrane subunit codes for MNRIIMVFIAAIISGCSLRPDMIEIEQEYRYQMDYYSVSQKWWESFGDDKLNILIQKSLQNNSDLLIALNNIEKARINLRLDRLEYLPNISLQGEATKDGRADTSSNNINKFSLSAVLSYELDLWGRVRDKANASQSIYNATKFDYESARISLASSVANTYFLLVSLKEQEQILLDTLNSYIQSVEYRAMQLAAGEIDELIYAQAVATADEARAQLASLQMQISQANSSLVILVGGDLNEILYSDMNVSTNLPMLPEVPSGISSDILLKRADVASALERLKSSNFLVGVVRTQWLPQISITGMFGYTSNDLDNLINSNKTAWNVGGSLLAPLIDFGRTYNSVELANLDQNASFLAYDKAVKNAFSEIRTALDDRKNSLMKARSMENLVSSQQKVYDIAQSRYDAGYSSHLELLDSQRNLLSAKLSLSSANLEAVNSIVSVFKAFGGGFEYETDNKTRENLIQQSSN; via the coding sequence ATGAATAGGATTATTATGGTTTTTATAGCAGCTATTATTAGTGGTTGCTCACTTCGCCCTGATATGATTGAGATAGAGCAAGAGTATAGATACCAGATGGATTATTATAGCGTTAGTCAGAAGTGGTGGGAGAGCTTTGGTGATGATAAGTTAAATATATTAATCCAAAAATCATTACAAAACAATAGCGATCTACTCATTGCGTTAAATAATATAGAAAAAGCTAGAATCAATCTAAGGCTAGATAGGCTTGAGTATCTTCCAAATATCTCATTACAAGGCGAAGCGACTAAAGATGGTAGAGCAGATACTAGTAGCAATAATATAAATAAATTTTCTCTAAGTGCTGTTTTGAGCTATGAGCTTGATTTGTGGGGTAGAGTAAGAGATAAGGCAAATGCAAGCCAGTCTATATATAATGCTACTAAATTTGATTATGAGAGTGCTAGAATTAGCCTAGCAAGTAGCGTGGCAAATACATATTTCTTGCTTGTCTCCTTAAAAGAGCAAGAGCAGATCTTGCTAGATACGCTAAATTCATATATTCAAAGTGTGGAGTATAGAGCTATGCAATTAGCTGCTGGTGAGATAGATGAGTTGATATACGCTCAAGCTGTTGCTACTGCTGATGAGGCAAGGGCTCAGCTAGCTAGCTTACAAATGCAAATCTCACAAGCTAACTCATCTCTTGTAATATTAGTTGGCGGAGATTTAAATGAAATTTTGTATTCTGATATGAATGTATCTACTAATTTACCGATGTTGCCTGAAGTTCCAAGCGGTATTAGCTCAGATATTTTATTAAAAAGAGCCGATGTAGCAAGTGCGCTTGAGAGATTAAAGTCAAGCAATTTTTTAGTCGGTGTAGTTAGAACTCAGTGGCTACCTCAAATTTCCATCACAGGTATGTTTGGCTATACTAGCAATGATTTAGATAATTTGATAAATTCTAATAAAACAGCGTGGAATGTAGGCGGGAGCTTACTAGCACCGCTTATAGATTTTGGTCGCACATATAATAGTGTTGAACTAGCAAATTTGGATCAAAACGCATCTTTTTTAGCCTATGATAAGGCTGTTAAAAATGCCTTTAGCGAGATTAGAACCGCACTTGATGATAGGAAAAATTCGCTTATGAAAGCCCGTAGTATGGAAAATTTAGTATCAAGCCAACAAAAGGTCTATGACATAGCTCAAAGTCGCTATGATGCTGGTTATAGCAGTCATTTGGAGCTACTAGATTCTCAAAGAAATTTGCTATCGGCAAAATTAAGCTTATCTAGTGCGAATTTAGAAGCTGTAAATAGCATTGTTTCTGTATTTAAGGCTTTTGGCGGTGGTTTTGAGTATGAGACAGATAATAAAACAAGAGAGAATTTAATCCAGCAAAGCTCAAATTAG
- a CDS encoding efflux RND transporter permease subunit has protein sequence MFSKFFINRPVFACVISIIIVLAGLIGLKNAAVEEYPQLTPPQIVVQATYSGADAQTIASAVAAPLEEAINGVDDMIYMQSTSSSSGTMSLNIFFEIGTNPQTASVNVNNRVSPILSKLPEEVRRVGVKVDERSSNILEVLAFYDPSKKMNDTELSNYVSINIADELKRVKGVGDAVVIGNKEYSMRIWIKPEMLKHYNMTINEVIAAIREQNSQYAAGKIGEQPMATGNPYVYSIKPEGRLTQISEFEDIIVRADLSGNIIRLKDVASIELGSQSYAFAGRFNGGSMVPVLIFLQSGANALETAEAVKARVDQLKESFPGDMTYRVAYDTTEFVKVSIDEVIKTFIEAIILVVIVIYMFLGNLRATFIPLLTVPVSILGAFAGIYVMGFSVNLITLFALILAIGIVVDDAIIVIENVERILHEEPNLSVKEATIKAMDEIMAPVISIVLVLSAVFIPVSFMEGFVGVIQKQFALTLVVSVCISGLVALTLTPALCAIILRKKEKPPFWFVRKFNEFFDFSTRIFSAGVARILRHVIISLISVGIIIFMMIELFKIIPSGLVPAEDKGSILTIINLPPASTLPRTLEDAAFIESVVSKNPNVKSVTTLTGYDMMAGSLRENAGMMFITLQPWNERPGIENSAATMAGQFMGMLYGADRNSLAFVTTPPPIMGLSMTGGFELYAQNITGKNYNQIEADVQRVVAKANQSPVLTQVRTTLDTNFPLYNLTLNRDKIKMMGISFNDIFDTINSTIGQYYVNDFNILGKTYKVNIRAYESYRDSPDDLGLLYVRSASGNLVPLDSIVTLTRGLGPDNVDRFNGFPAAKIMGEPKPGYTSGDSIKEIERIIKEELGNEYNIGWAGSAYQEVSSTGKGAQAFVFGLIFVFLILAAQYERWLMPLAVVTAVPFSVFGALAFTYLRGLSNDVYFEIGLLLLIGLAAKNAILIVEFAMQEHIAGKSIKDAAISASKMRFRPIVMTSLAFTLGVLPMALATGAGAASRHALGTGVIGGMIAASTIAIFFVPLFFYILESFNEWLDSKRAKFGAKDE, from the coding sequence ATGTTTTCTAAATTTTTTATAAATCGCCCAGTTTTTGCGTGCGTTATCTCTATCATAATTGTTTTAGCTGGTTTAATCGGGCTTAAAAATGCCGCCGTGGAGGAGTATCCACAACTCACCCCACCACAAATCGTCGTCCAAGCCACATATAGTGGTGCTGATGCTCAAACCATAGCCAGTGCCGTAGCCGCTCCATTAGAAGAGGCTATAAATGGCGTTGATGATATGATATATATGCAAAGCACATCAAGCTCATCTGGGACTATGAGCTTAAATATATTTTTTGAAATTGGCACCAATCCGCAAACGGCTTCAGTAAATGTCAATAATAGAGTAAGTCCGATACTATCAAAATTGCCAGAAGAGGTGCGTAGGGTTGGCGTAAAGGTTGATGAGCGAAGTAGTAATATATTAGAGGTTTTAGCATTTTATGATCCAAGCAAAAAGATGAATGATACAGAGCTATCTAATTATGTAAGTATCAATATAGCAGATGAGCTAAAGCGTGTAAAAGGCGTAGGGGATGCCGTAGTAATCGGTAATAAAGAGTATTCTATGCGAATTTGGATCAAGCCTGAAATGCTAAAACACTATAATATGACTATAAATGAGGTAATAGCGGCCATTAGAGAGCAAAATTCACAATATGCAGCTGGTAAGATTGGTGAGCAGCCTATGGCTACTGGTAACCCTTATGTATATTCTATCAAGCCAGAGGGTAGGCTAACGCAGATTAGCGAATTTGAAGATATTATAGTAAGGGCTGATTTAAGTGGTAATATTATTAGATTAAAAGATGTCGCTAGTATAGAGCTTGGATCGCAAAGTTATGCATTTGCTGGGCGTTTTAATGGTGGTAGTATGGTGCCAGTGCTTATATTTTTACAAAGTGGTGCAAATGCCCTAGAAACTGCTGAAGCTGTAAAGGCTAGAGTCGATCAGTTAAAAGAGAGTTTCCCAGGGGATATGACCTATAGAGTAGCATATGATACGACTGAATTTGTCAAAGTATCTATTGATGAGGTTATTAAAACCTTTATAGAAGCAATTATTTTGGTTGTGATAGTTATATATATGTTTTTAGGAAATCTTAGGGCTACTTTTATTCCACTGCTTACCGTTCCAGTATCTATTTTGGGGGCATTTGCGGGAATTTATGTAATGGGATTTTCTGTAAATTTAATTACCCTTTTTGCTCTTATTTTGGCTATTGGGATTGTCGTTGATGATGCTATTATCGTTATAGAAAATGTCGAGCGGATTTTACACGAAGAGCCAAATTTAAGCGTCAAAGAAGCCACCATCAAGGCTATGGATGAGATTATGGCACCTGTTATATCCATTGTGTTAGTGCTTTCAGCGGTATTTATCCCAGTTTCTTTTATGGAAGGTTTTGTGGGTGTGATACAAAAGCAATTTGCTCTAACTTTGGTTGTATCTGTGTGTATATCAGGGCTTGTAGCTCTTACTCTTACTCCTGCACTTTGTGCGATAATACTGCGTAAAAAGGAGAAACCACCATTTTGGTTTGTGCGTAAATTTAATGAATTTTTTGACTTTTCAACAAGGATATTCTCAGCTGGTGTAGCAAGGATTTTGCGTCATGTGATTATTAGCTTAATTAGCGTTGGGATTATAATTTTTATGATGATTGAGCTGTTTAAGATAATTCCTAGCGGACTAGTCCCAGCTGAGGATAAGGGAAGTATTTTAACTATCATAAATTTACCTCCAGCCTCAACCCTACCAAGAACTCTTGAAGATGCTGCATTTATAGAAAGTGTTGTATCTAAAAATCCAAATGTCAAAAGCGTAACCACGCTAACAGGATATGATATGATGGCTGGGTCGCTTAGAGAGAATGCTGGTATGATGTTTATCACTCTTCAGCCGTGGAATGAGCGTCCCGGTATAGAAAATTCAGCCGCTACTATGGCGGGGCAATTTATGGGTATGCTCTATGGTGCTGATAGAAACTCTTTAGCTTTTGTTACTACGCCACCGCCGATTATGGGGCTATCTATGACAGGTGGTTTTGAATTATACGCACAAAATATAACCGGTAAGAATTATAATCAAATAGAAGCCGATGTGCAAAGGGTCGTAGCAAAAGCCAATCAAAGCCCAGTTTTAACTCAAGTTAGAACCACGCTTGATACTAATTTCCCTCTATATAATCTAACGCTAAATAGAGATAAGATTAAGATGATGGGAATTTCATTTAATGATATATTTGATACTATCAATTCAACCATAGGTCAATACTATGTAAATGATTTTAACATCCTTGGTAAGACCTATAAGGTAAATATAAGAGCCTATGAGAGTTATAGAGATTCTCCTGATGATTTGGGGCTACTTTATGTGCGTAGTGCAAGTGGAAATTTAGTGCCACTTGATTCTATTGTTACTCTTACAAGGGGTCTTGGCCCTGATAATGTCGATAGATTTAATGGCTTTCCAGCCGCTAAAATTATGGGTGAGCCAAAGCCTGGATATACTTCTGGAGATTCTATTAAAGAGATTGAAAGGATTATAAAAGAAGAGCTTGGTAATGAGTATAATATAGGTTGGGCCGGTTCAGCATATCAAGAGGTCAGTAGCACAGGTAAAGGAGCTCAAGCATTTGTATTTGGTCTTATATTTGTATTTTTGATTTTGGCAGCTCAATATGAGAGATGGCTAATGCCTTTAGCAGTTGTGACAGCCGTGCCATTCTCGGTATTTGGGGCGTTAGCTTTTACATATTTGCGTGGTCTTAGCAATGATGTCTATTTTGAGATTGGATTGCTTCTTTTAATAGGCTTAGCGGCTAAAAATGCGATTTTGATAGTTGAATTTGCTATGCAAGAGCATATCGCTGGTAAAAGCATAAAAGATGCGGCCATTAGTGCTTCTAAGATGAGATTTAGACCGATTGTTATGACTTCACTAGCCTTTACTTTAGGGGTTTTACCGATGGCGTTAGCTACTGGAGCAGGTGCTGCATCACGCCACGCATTAGGTACTGGCGTAATTGGTGGTATGATAGCAGCATCTACAATTGCGATATTTTTTGTGCCACTATTTTTCTATATATTAGAGAGCTTTAATGAGTGGCTAGATAGCAAAAGAGCTAAATTTGGAGCAAAAGATGAATAG
- a CDS encoding efflux RND transporter periplasmic adaptor subunit: protein MNKLGRILALGFTALMMVSCSDSKKNSTQQTAPALPVSVLVAKMGDIPITLEFNGQVVSDMDVIIKGKVVGSIEKQFFTPGSTIKQGEKLYQIDEAKYRANYNEKLATYKNAKAQYDRAVILRSKNAISAKEFDASSSAYGSALANLNNAKVDLDYSVVRAPFDGVIGDTLKDVGSYVSATDNDLVRITRLNPIFVEFGISDTDKLNIDEKSASGQWKQLDSKVEIRLSNGNEYNGTINFIDSVIDQNSGTIKAKAKFDNNQTQIRPGVFAAVKVHGFYQKNGFKIPQIAVLQDLVNPFVYVVQDGKVVKKAIKIASQDAISVVISSGLEDGDKVVLDNFKKIKDGSLVQIVATKGE, encoded by the coding sequence ATGAATAAATTAGGGAGAATTTTGGCTCTTGGCTTTACTGCTTTGATGATGGTAAGCTGCAGCGATAGTAAGAAAAATAGCACTCAGCAAACCGCTCCAGCATTGCCAGTAAGCGTATTGGTAGCAAAGATGGGAGATATTCCGATAACTCTTGAATTTAATGGTCAAGTTGTTAGTGATATGGATGTGATTATCAAAGGTAAGGTAGTTGGCTCCATTGAAAAGCAGTTTTTTACCCCTGGAAGCACGATTAAACAAGGAGAGAAGCTATATCAAATCGATGAAGCAAAATATAGAGCCAATTATAATGAGAAGCTAGCAACTTATAAAAACGCCAAAGCACAATATGATAGAGCAGTGATATTAAGATCTAAAAATGCAATATCAGCTAAAGAATTTGACGCATCTAGTAGTGCGTATGGCTCAGCACTAGCAAATTTAAATAACGCTAAAGTGGATTTGGATTATTCGGTGGTTAGGGCACCATTTGATGGGGTGATTGGCGATACTCTTAAAGATGTTGGCTCATATGTGAGTGCTACTGATAATGATCTAGTGCGTATCACAAGGCTAAATCCGATATTTGTAGAATTTGGCATTTCTGATACTGATAAGCTCAATATAGATGAAAAAAGTGCAAGCGGTCAGTGGAAGCAGCTAGATTCTAAAGTGGAGATTAGGCTAAGTAATGGCAATGAGTATAATGGGACTATTAATTTTATCGATAGCGTAATCGATCAAAATAGTGGCACGATAAAAGCAAAGGCTAAATTTGATAATAACCAAACCCAAATTCGCCCAGGAGTATTTGCCGCTGTTAAAGTGCATGGATTTTATCAAAAAAATGGATTTAAAATTCCGCAAATTGCCGTATTACAAGATTTAGTAAATCCATTTGTCTATGTCGTTCAAGATGGTAAAGTGGTAAAAAAAGCCATTAAAATTGCCTCTCAAGATGCCATAAGCGTAGTAATCTCAAGTGGATTAGAAGATGGAGATAAGGTAGTTTTGGATAATTTTAAAAAGATCAAAGATGGCTCGCTTGTGCAGATTGTAGCAACAAAAGGCGAATAG
- the ccoG gene encoding cytochrome c oxidase accessory protein CcoG yields MSCSPTHYTKRRYIVYSIVTLIALITPFIRINGNHLFLLSFDKKQLHLLFTSFDMQELYLMPFLLIILFLSIFFMTTLGGRVWCGWTCPQTIFRVIYRDLISTKILRIRKNIKDKQKEFDGNIIKKFISVIIWIALAFVAASNFMWYFVPPEDFFAYLANPAEHKLLVGILIGISAFLVFDVVYLAENFCVYVCPYARIQSVMFDNDTIQVIYDENRGGKIYDGHMKLGKKPTAPDAECIGCEACVRVCPTHIDIRKGMQLECINCLECSDACSEVMGKLGKKSLINWTSAKAVKTGNKVKYFRFRTIAYMVVLCVAIIALGVMTTKKEHMLLNINRATQLYSIQVLDDNSLKVQNAYTFLIQNTDNTEHSYYFDVNETKIAIDRPLKPITLKAGGKKKIIVVLSTTHTLVNDTRHDTPIDIMIHAYANDNKELISVDRKTIFVYPKQIELEKALNSK; encoded by the coding sequence ATGTCTTGCTCTCCTACGCACTACACGAAGCGACGCTATATTGTCTATTCTATCGTTACTTTAATAGCTTTGATAACTCCATTTATTCGTATTAACGGCAATCATTTATTTTTGCTTAGCTTTGATAAAAAGCAGCTACATTTGCTATTTACTTCATTTGATATGCAAGAGCTATATTTGATGCCATTTTTGCTTATTATTTTGTTTTTGAGTATATTTTTTATGACTACTTTAGGCGGAAGGGTTTGGTGCGGATGGACCTGTCCGCAGACGATATTTCGTGTAATTTATAGAGATTTAATCAGCACCAAAATTCTTAGAATTCGTAAAAATATTAAAGACAAGCAAAAAGAATTTGATGGCAACATCATTAAAAAATTTATCTCAGTGATAATCTGGATAGCTCTTGCTTTTGTCGCTGCGAGTAATTTTATGTGGTATTTTGTGCCACCTGAGGATTTTTTTGCTTATCTTGCTAATCCAGCAGAGCATAAGCTTTTAGTTGGAATTTTAATAGGAATTAGTGCGTTTTTAGTATTTGATGTGGTGTATTTGGCTGAGAATTTCTGCGTTTATGTCTGTCCGTATGCGAGAATTCAAAGCGTTATGTTTGATAATGATACCATTCAAGTAATCTATGATGAAAATCGTGGTGGTAAAATTTATGATGGCCATATGAAATTAGGCAAAAAGCCTACCGCCCCAGATGCAGAGTGCATTGGCTGTGAGGCTTGTGTGAGGGTTTGTCCAACTCACATTGATATACGAAAAGGCATGCAACTAGAGTGTATAAACTGCTTAGAGTGTAGCGATGCGTGTAGTGAAGTGATGGGTAAGCTTGGTAAAAAAAGTTTGATAAATTGGACAAGTGCTAAGGCTGTAAAAACTGGAAATAAGGTTAAATATTTTAGATTTAGAACAATTGCTTATATGGTTGTGTTGTGCGTAGCTATAATCGCACTTGGCGTTATGACGACTAAAAAAGAGCATATGCTACTAAACATAAATAGAGCAACCCAGCTATATAGCATTCAAGTGCTTGATGATAATAGCTTAAAAGTTCAAAACGCCTATACATTTTTAATCCAAAATACAGATAATACAGAGCACTCTTACTATTTTGATGTCAATGAGACTAAAATAGCAATCGATAGACCTCTAAAGCCTATAACTCTCAAAGCTGGTGGCAAGAAGAAGATTATAGTAGTGCTAAGCACCACCCATACTTTGGTAAATGATACTAGACACGATACGCCAATAGATATTATGATTCATGCATACGCTAATGATAATAAAGAGTTAATTAGCGTTGATCGTAAAACAATTTTTGTCTATCCTAAACAGATTGAGCTAGAAAAAGCTTTAAATTCAAAATAA
- the rpsU gene encoding 30S ribosomal protein S21, whose translation MPGVKVHPNESFDEAYRRFKKQTDRNLVVTEVRARRFFEPMTEVRKKQKISARKKMLKRLYMLRRYESRL comes from the coding sequence GTGCCAGGAGTTAAGGTACATCCAAACGAGTCTTTTGATGAGGCATACAGACGCTTTAAAAAGCAAACTGATCGTAACTTAGTAGTTACCGAAGTTCGCGCTAGAAGATTTTTCGAGCCTATGACTGAAGTTCGCAAAAAGCAGAAAATTTCAGCTCGTAAAAAAATGCTTAAAAGACTCTATATGCTTAGACGCTATGAGTCAAGACTCTAA
- a CDS encoding MotA/TolQ/ExbB proton channel family protein → MLAYFYTGGPFMWPIFFLFVLSFGVILEKLCYFLIYELDATAKFKMKLATLINSNKDEEVKILCQKYKNTIAKTTIFVLESVNFKLDTKSQIDYIIEEAINDKIVNLEKHNWILRMCASVAPQLGLLGTITGMIRSFAGLSGGANAPEVAIGISEALYTTAAGLIVAIPCLIIHLMINKKIDYILNDLNRTIGLFSRRIA, encoded by the coding sequence ATGTTAGCATATTTTTATACTGGCGGTCCATTTATGTGGCCTATATTTTTCCTTTTTGTTTTGTCATTTGGGGTAATACTTGAAAAGCTCTGTTACTTTCTGATTTACGAACTAGATGCCACGGCAAAATTTAAGATGAAGTTAGCAACTCTAATCAACAGCAACAAAGATGAAGAGGTAAAAATTTTATGCCAAAAATATAAAAATACAATTGCTAAAACTACTATTTTTGTGCTTGAAAGTGTAAATTTTAAACTAGATACAAAATCGCAAATAGACTACATTATTGAAGAGGCTATAAATGATAAAATTGTAAATTTGGAAAAACATAACTGGATTCTTAGAATGTGTGCAAGCGTAGCTCCGCAACTTGGGCTTTTAGGCACAATTACTGGAATGATTAGATCATTTGCTGGATTAAGTGGCGGAGCAAATGCACCAGAGGTAGCCATAGGAATTTCAGAAGCACTCTACACCACAGCAGCCGGTCTAATAGTAGCAATTCCTTGCTTAATAATTCATCTAATGATAAACAAGAAAATAGATTATATTTTAAATGACTTAAATAGAACAATTGGGCTTTTTAGCAGGAGAATTGCATGA
- a CDS encoding ExbD/TolR family protein has product MKFVRREQNKIGRISMLNLIDVIFVLLLFFMLTTTFNKLTHFNVNLPQTTTEFEKDNNLPVELFYEINEKITLKIGEIEQILSIDALKNFISNLDENHKNSIKISADEGLEYKKIIDLISILKDANVNNVELNIRKN; this is encoded by the coding sequence ATGAAATTTGTAAGAAGAGAACAAAATAAAATCGGCAGAATTTCTATGCTAAATTTGATCGATGTTATCTTTGTTTTGTTGCTATTTTTTATGCTAACAACAACATTTAACAAACTTACTCATTTTAATGTAAATTTACCGCAGACTACTACTGAATTTGAAAAAGATAATAACTTGCCAGTAGAATTATTTTATGAAATAAATGAAAAAATTACATTAAAAATTGGCGAAATAGAGCAAATTTTAAGTATAGACGCATTAAAAAATTTCATCTCGAATTTGGATGAAAATCATAAAAATAGTATCAAAATAAGCGCCGATGAAGGGCTTGAATATAAGAAAATTATCGATCTTATTTCTATTTTAAAAGATGCAAATGTCAATAATGTAGAGTTAAATATAAGAAAAAATTAA
- a CDS encoding TonB-dependent receptor, with protein sequence MINKFAIFSLCATSAIALNAADTKLDTTVITATGFESPLKDETRNVSIITADEIQGRGYASVQEILEKVPSVTFVNPGFGDTVDLRGQGSKANTSVKVLINGIGLNMLDTAHAVVPINMINVDDIERIEVIPGGGSVLYGGGTAGGVINIITKQKPEDFFANISAKFGSYSHRSTNLALGVKATDDLYLKFNAKAFSENGYRYNERNRGYYTSGSAIYQITDTQNITLNTNYYSSKIDTTSSITKDELNNNRKAAGSDKTFQKDRQLDISLDYSIKPVDELEIRIMPYYQKIKMTPDIFSSYVTYGLFEDEKKGVKTKGRYDYGSGEFVAGYEYEKNDGARSSIMDMNMPTGGRYHNDINVDITKNTHSIYALQRHEFNSWFSLGAGARYEWADYTNSRTTNVNMTTNGMPPRPINTTDSIQNNTDINTYAFEITPNFKYSDTGNVYLKFERGFISPSPVQLTDKDQIKGYSFNNLKPEIFRTYEVGIKDLIFGQFSSATIFKTDTTDEIVYEELGGGRHAQAWRYYNLSKTRRYGLELYSEQWLFDQLKLSQTFSYINAQIKEGKDNGKRVPLVPRTKFVLGVDYLPIKKLTILSNFKYFDSTVDSNYDKIKDRFIVDIGTKYDFAKNISMSAGIKNLFNERYNTYQNKKQNSYIPAPERNFYAEFKYTF encoded by the coding sequence ATGATAAACAAATTTGCTATTTTTAGTCTATGCGCCACATCAGCTATCGCTCTTAATGCCGCTGATACCAAGCTTGATACCACAGTCATCACGGCTACAGGCTTTGAGAGTCCCTTAAAAGATGAAACTAGAAATGTTTCTATCATCACAGCTGATGAGATCCAAGGGCGAGGGTATGCTAGCGTCCAAGAGATCTTAGAAAAAGTTCCAAGTGTAACCTTCGTCAATCCTGGATTTGGCGATACGGTAGATCTTAGAGGTCAAGGAAGCAAAGCCAATACATCTGTAAAAGTATTGATTAACGGAATTGGGTTAAATATGCTAGACACTGCTCATGCTGTAGTTCCAATCAATATGATAAATGTCGATGATATAGAAAGAATTGAGGTAATCCCAGGCGGAGGAAGTGTGCTTTATGGTGGAGGTACTGCAGGTGGCGTTATAAACATAATTACAAAGCAAAAGCCTGAGGATTTTTTTGCTAATATTTCAGCTAAATTTGGCTCATACTCTCACAGATCTACAAATTTAGCTCTAGGGGTAAAAGCAACCGATGATTTATATTTAAAATTTAACGCAAAAGCCTTCAGCGAAAATGGCTATAGATATAATGAAAGAAATAGAGGATATTATACAAGCGGATCAGCTATCTATCAGATAACAGATACTCAAAACATAACACTAAATACAAACTACTATAGCTCAAAAATAGACACAACAAGCTCAATAACAAAAGATGAGCTTAATAATAATAGAAAAGCAGCAGGAAGTGATAAAACATTCCAAAAAGATAGACAACTCGATATTAGCCTAGACTACTCTATTAAGCCAGTTGATGAGCTCGAAATTCGAATAATGCCATATTATCAAAAAATAAAAATGACACCAGATATTTTCTCATCATATGTTACTTATGGTCTTTTCGAAGATGAAAAAAAGGGCGTAAAAACAAAAGGTAGATATGATTATGGTAGTGGCGAATTTGTAGCTGGATACGAATATGAGAAAAATGATGGAGCAAGAAGCTCTATTATGGATATGAATATGCCAACAGGGGGGCGCTATCATAATGATATAAATGTAGATATAACAAAAAATACTCACTCTATATACGCACTTCAAAGGCATGAGTTTAATAGCTGGTTTTCTTTAGGTGCTGGGGCAAGATATGAGTGGGCTGATTATACAAATAGCAGAACTACAAATGTGAATATGACAACAAATGGAATGCCACCTAGACCTATAAATACCACAGATAGCATACAAAATAACACTGATATTAATACTTATGCATTTGAAATTACGCCAAATTTCAAATATTCAGATACTGGGAATGTTTATTTAAAATTTGAGCGTGGCTTTATATCGCCAAGTCCAGTTCAATTAACAGATAAAGATCAAATCAAAGGCTACTCATTTAATAATTTAAAGCCAGAGATATTTAGGACATATGAAGTTGGTATAAAAGACTTAATTTTTGGTCAATTCTCAAGTGCTACAATCTTTAAAACAGATACAACTGATGAGATTGTTTATGAAGAGCTTGGTGGTGGTCGCCACGCTCAAGCTTGGAGATATTATAATCTCTCAAAAACTCGCCGTTATGGACTTGAGCTATATTCAGAGCAATGGCTATTTGACCAATTAAAACTAAGTCAAACATTCTCATATATTAATGCACAGATAAAAGAGGGCAAAGATAATGGAAAAAGAGTGCCACTTGTCCCAAGAACTAAATTTGTGCTAGGAGTTGATTATCTGCCAATTAAAAAGCTTACAATTTTAAGTAATTTTAAATATTTTGATAGCACGGTTGATAGCAACTATGATAAGATAAAAGATCGTTTTATCGTTGATATTGGCACAAAATATGACTTTGCAAAAAATATCTCAATGTCAGCTGGAATAAAAAATCTATTTAATGAAAGGTATAACACATATCAAAATAAAAAACAAAATAGCTATATTCCAGCACCTGAGAGAAATTTTTATGCTGAGTTTAAATACACATTTTAA
- a CDS encoding flavodoxin family protein → MKKIVIVSSLTENTKKVANSIASALNCKSINYTQISLQELENYDFIAIGFYIDKGDMDSDFKGFTSQIRSKKIGLFITMGGDTNSEYAKNAIDGFKAKFISQGNEILVTFYSQGAIDPKIIEKMREMAKIYPNDKRYKITPEKEARWLQASTHPDKTDLENAKNAFLALKI, encoded by the coding sequence GTGAAAAAAATTGTCATTGTTTCATCACTTACAGAAAATACAAAAAAAGTTGCAAATAGCATTGCTAGTGCGTTAAATTGTAAAAGCATAAATTATACCCAAATCTCATTACAAGAGTTAGAAAATTATGATTTTATAGCTATAGGATTTTACATAGACAAAGGCGATATGGATAGTGATTTTAAGGGCTTTACAAGCCAAATTCGCTCTAAAAAAATAGGGCTTTTTATAACAATGGGCGGAGATACAAATAGCGAATATGCAAAAAATGCTATAGATGGATTTAAGGCTAAATTTATTTCGCAAGGAAATGAGATTTTAGTTACTTTTTATTCCCAAGGCGCGATCGATCCAAAAATTATAGAAAAAATGCGAGAAATGGCAAAAATTTATCCAAATGATAAACGCTATAAAATCACGCCAGAAAAAGAAGCTAGATGGCTACAAGCAAGCACCCATCCTGATAAAACTGACTTAGAAAATGCAAAAAACGCATTTTTAGCACTGAAAATTTAG